The sequence AGCTAGATAATCCAAATACCCCACCGAGAAGACCCTGCCAACGACCACGTTCACGCGGAGAAAACAAATCGCCAACCGTTGTAAAAGCGGATGACATAATCATCCCTGCGCCGAACCCTTGAATCCCGCGGTAGATAATCAATTGAGTAATATTATCCGCTGTCCCACTAAAGAAAGCACCGATGGAGAAAATTCCAATACCAATTAAAATAAATATCTTTCTTCCATAGATATCAGATAATTTACCAACGAGCATTGCTGTAATCGTAGAGGCAAGCATGTAAATTGTAAATACCCAATCAAAATACTCCATACCGCCAATCTGGGCGATGATTTTCGGTAGAGATGTACCGACAATTGTCATGTTAACAGCAGCAAAGAACATAGCTGCCATGACGGCTATCATAATTAACACTTTTTGTCTTTTTTCTAAATGTTCCAAGATGCTTCCTCCTTATTCGTTCCTTCTAATAACCAATTGGCTTTTTGTACATAGAACTTAAGCAAATGCTCCTTCTCTATATAAGAGAGTAAAGCTTGCAATAAAAAGCGCCGTGGTTCTTGTTTGTTCCACTCTTCCTCAAGTAGGAGTACTGAAGAGAGGTAGGACTGTCTTTTATCTTTTGGTAGTTTTTCTACTATTGTCTTCATAGAATCAATAAGCATAGAAAGAGTCTCTTCACCGGAATGTGGTTCTTGTTTTTCACCAAAAACGGGAGCTAGGTCTTGACTTGTCATAAACGGTTTAGGTTGACTTTTTTTCATTTCAGAAATCATTCCATCGACTCGGTCGACAATAAAGAAGGCAAGTTGTTCCATCGGTTTTTCTTGTTGAGATAGAATAAGTAGCATCATATATTCTTTCATCATTCCTTGCATCATGACGACAATGTCCCAAATGAAAGGTTCAATTGACACGCCGTAGGCTTTTAATAGACTATCTCTTTGCCAAGACATAATTCTAGACTTCAGTTGTTGTTTCAGTGAAATCATCTTCTCGTTATCTTGAAGCGGCATTTCTTTAAACTGTAAAATGAAGAAATCTCGCTTGGAAACAAATTCCTCCAATTGAATGGTTAGTTGTTTCGTCAACCACTCTTTTGGAGATGTGGTTTCTTTCATATGAACAAAAGTTGCTTTTTCAAACATCTCTTGTTGGGAATGGGAGCAGGCACCGATAAATAAATCCTCTTTTGAGGGGAAATATTTATAGAGAGATCCTTTTGAAATACTGCATTCCTCAGCAATTTCCTGAACGGAAGTAGCATAATAGCCCTTGTCAGAAAAAAACTTCATGGCCGTTTCAATAATTGTTTTCTCTTTTTGATTCAAAGTAACACCTCTTAAATATAGAACTCGAAAGTCATTTGTAGAACTTATTAGTCAAATGTATTTTAAAGTAATTCCATTTAGAAGTCAATGGTGAAGTCTGTGCTCTTTTCCTTCTTAAAGGTAGGATTATTATTTTCCCCCAAAAAAAGCGTTAGGATGCGTAAATACTACGTCATCCTAACGCTTTTGGGTCAATCTCCACCGCCGCCGTTTCCCCCTCCAAAGCCATCTCCGCCATTATCTCCAAAGCCGAAAAATCCTGAATCATCACTTGAATGATGGCTTGATTGATTCCAATGATGGCGAGAATTCCCTTTAGGAACGGACTTACTGATTGCATAAATCAATATGAAAAAGATAAACACAATGATACCAATCATTTATATTCTCCTTTCAAATGGTCTACCTTAATTACGTTAAAAATTGGAATAAGTTTCATTTTTTAGCTCTTCACCATAACTAGTTGTTTATTATTAAAGCAGTTTCAATTTGTAGCCGCTTTTCAAAATGAACCAAATTTCTATACCCATATGCTCGTCTCTTGATTAGCTTGGTTTTATTATTGAGCCCTTCAATAGGTCCGTTGGATACACTGTATTTTATGGCATTTAAAATGGCTTTTTCCCATTGTAGTAGCGTTTTAGCGATTCGATGAACGACTCGGTTTTTGGAGAATAAATATCTTTCGACCCAGGCTTTAAAGGTTTTTTTTGTTAGATGTTGGTCCCAGCGTGAATAGACTCGTCGAATTCCTTGTAAGGCTTGATATAGCTCTTCCATTTCGTCATTTACAGATAGCCATTCTTCCAGTTGTAAGTACTCCTTAAAATGTAAATTGATTGGTTTAGTCGTCA comes from Bacillus sp. 2205SS5-2 and encodes:
- a CDS encoding TetR/AcrR family transcriptional regulator, giving the protein MNQKEKTIIETAMKFFSDKGYYATSVQEIAEECSISKGSLYKYFPSKEDLFIGACSHSQQEMFEKATFVHMKETTSPKEWLTKQLTIQLEEFVSKRDFFILQFKEMPLQDNEKMISLKQQLKSRIMSWQRDSLLKAYGVSIEPFIWDIVVMMQGMMKEYMMLLILSQQEKPMEQLAFFIVDRVDGMISEMKKSQPKPFMTSQDLAPVFGEKQEPHSGEETLSMLIDSMKTIVEKLPKDKRQSYLSSVLLLEEEWNKQEPRRFLLQALLSYIEKEHLLKFYVQKANWLLEGTNKEEASWNI
- a CDS encoding transposase — protein: MTKKKATTQKQRRIITRLLTTKPINLHFKEYLQLEEWLSVNDEMEELYQALQGIRRVYSRWDQHLTKKTFKAWVERYLFSKNRVVHRIAKTLLQWEKAILNAIKYSVSNGPIEGLNNKTKLIKRRAYGYRNLVHFEKRLQIETALIINN